Proteins encoded in a region of the Raphanus sativus cultivar WK10039 chromosome 8, ASM80110v3, whole genome shotgun sequence genome:
- the LOC108820113 gene encoding uncharacterized protein LOC108820113 gives MSSFSFPCPTIKRENIEELYSSFEVDHAVVCELASDQETPETVREGYCRAYLSFFESCGLSFPIPRQVLEILAELGISLTQLCPNLLRHLLAILVRAREEKLLFELEELHSLYLVKRNQRNPWTFLAAPLPGLHVIGGTPYRDDLWREKFFVFKVDSSTVGDFDFSLLPRRWAKNIAHPKVSMMSDQLRGMVAVLKRGDTDWSSFTRERIRTLNSLPIGLGIAHAISALIGLLEEAEPSNHEEPTSTEEVIARPNTSRSERCLFRRSLRNLASASKKAPVDPTLLSLSSDLEEDIPAREHGSARASRSASPRPPRSASKTSKRRIVGRSDRSPYVRLALVPNAWVKGLALEASGRRSFLPRRRKMLIPRSPKRMPRSWRLRDVEIDRISAELEIAKRENKEEVEKINSMMAEWVKVCDDKSALEVEVAAQQTKIARLEAERDGDVRSARREMSSQYAVILGSLEEKWSNKEREMAARIQLQEVVANIDLLTKIKEGSCDVDGELALLQDLERDCEAAVESCPSSSWTISELDLPQVSEESDLGGPSNAGGDVDP, from the exons atgtcttctttctcattccCTTGTCCGACGATTAAACGAGAGAACATCGAGGAGCTATACTCCTCGTTCGAAGTTGACCACGCCGTGGTCTGCGAACTCGCTTCTGATCAAGAGACTCCAGAAACTGTCAGAGAGGGCTACTGCAGAGCATACCTCAGTTTCTTCGAGTCTTGCGGGCTTTCTTTCCCGATTCCAAGACAGGTGCTTGAAATTCTTGCCGAGCTTGGGATCTCTCTCACGCAGCTATGTCCGAATCTCCTTAGGCATCTCCTAGCGATCCTTGTCAGAGCCAGGGAAGAGAAGCTTTTATTCGAGCTCGAGGAGTTACACAGTCTTTATCTCGTAAAGCGCAACCAAAGGAATCCGTGGACTTTCTTGGCGGCTCCTCTTCCTGGTCTCCACGTGATTGGAGGGACTCCCTATCGGGATGATCTGTGGAGGGAAAAATTCTTCGTTTTCAAAGTAGACTCGTCTACAGTAGGAGATTTTGATTTTTCCCTGCTCCCTCGACGTTGGGCCAAGAATATCG ctcACCCGAAGGTTTCTATGATGTCGGATCAACTCCGCGGTATGGTGGCTGTTTTGAAACGTGGAGACACTGACTGGTCGTCATTTACCAGGGAACGAATTCGCACTTTGAACTCGCTTCCTATCGGTTTAGGAATAGCTCATGCGATCTCGGCACTGATCGGGTTGCTTGAAGAAGCTGAGCCTTCTAACCATGAAGAGCCCACTTCTACGGAGGAGGTGATTGCTCGTCCTAATACGAGCCGTTCTGAGAGGTGCTTGTTTCGGAGATCGCTTAGGAACTTGGCGTCTGCTTCAAAGAAAGCTCCCGTGGATCCTACCCTGTTGTCTTTGAGTTCTGATTTGGAGGAGGATATTCCGGCTCGCGAGCACGGATCTGCCAGGGCTTCGCGAAGTGCCTCACCAAGACCGCCGCGATCTGCTTCCAAGACGTCGAAAAGGCGGATAGTGGGGAGGAGTGACCGTTCCCCTTACGTGAGGCTAGCTCTGGTCCCAAACGCTTGGGTGAAAGGACTAGCTCTCGAAGCTTCGGGGCGACGTTCTTTTCTTCCTCGGAGGAGGAAGATGCTTATACCAAGATCACCGAAGCGAATGCCAAG GTCATGGAGGCTT AGAGATGTGGAAATTGATCGGATCTCTGCTGAACTTGAGATCGCCAAGCGGGAGAACAAGGAGGAGGTTGAGAAGATCAACTCCATGATGGCAGAGTGGGTGAAGGTTTGTGACGATAAGTCAGCTCTAGAAGTCGAGGTCGCTGCTCAACAGACCAAGATTGCAAGGCTTGAAGCTGAGAGGGATGGAGACGTTCGTTCTGCTCGTCGCGAGATGTCGAGTCAGTATGCGGTGATTCTGGGATCTTTAGAAGAAAAGTGGTCGAACAAGGAGAGGGAGATGGCGGCTAGGATTCAGCTTCAGGAGGTGGTAGCTAACATTGATCTTCTGACTAAGATCAAGGAGGGCAGCTGTGACGTTGATGGGGAGTTGGCTCTTCTGCAAGATTTGGAGAGAGACTGCGAAGCAGCCGTCGAGTCATGTCCCTCCTCAAGTTGGACTATTTCTGAGCTTGATCTTCCGCAAGTGTCGGAGGAGTCGGACCTCGGGGGACCGTCAAACGCGGGAGGCGACGTCGAcccttga